The sequence below is a genomic window from Pleurocapsa sp. PCC 7327.
GAGCATCTCGCTTCCTATCGCCGTTTTAGCCCTATCTTACCGGCTCGGAATTGCTTGGAGCCGACCTAATTTATCAATATTTTTCAGAATTTTGCCTAAAATCTCGCCAGCCAGATTGCTTGACATATCAATTTTTTTTGAAATAACCTAGTCTCTAAGTAATATTTTAATTCCAACAGAGATTTGATGAGTTCAAAAAAATCTCGCGCTAACACATTAGCCGTTCGAGCTGGGAGTAATTTAAGTTTTTTTGAAAGATACCTGACCTTATGGGTGTTTTTATGTATCTTAGCTGGCATTGCGCTAGGTCGTATATTTCCCGGTGTGGCTGTCGCACTCGATGCCATGAGCATCTATCAGGTGTCAATTCCGATCGCGATCTGTCTCTTCTTCATGATGTATCCCATCATGGTGAAGATTGACTTCACTCAGGCAGCAAATGCGATACGCGCTCCCAAACCCGTGATTCTGACCTTGGTAGTGAACTGGTTAATCAAGCCATTCACGATGGTAGTATTCGCTCAGTTTTTCTTAGGATGGCTGTTTCGTCCTCTAGTTGAAGGGGCAGAGTTAATTCGCGGCAGTGAAGTCGCCCTAGCAAACTCTTACATTGCAGGCACGATTTTATTAGGAATTGCCCCTTGCACGGCGATGGTACTGATGTGGGGATATCTCTCCTATGGCAACCAAGGACATACGTTAGTGATGGTGGCGGTAAACTCTCTCACTATGCTGTTTCTGTATGCTCCCTTGGGAAGGTGGTTACTGGCAGCAAACGATTTAACCGTGCCTTGGGAAACAATTGTCCTGTCGGTACTCATTTATGTGGGATTGCCGTTGCTAGCGGGAATGTATAGCCGCTATTGGATTCTCAAGCATAAGGGGCGGCAGTGGTTTGAGCGCGAGTTTCTTAAATATCTCAGTCCGATTGCCATAACTGCTCTGTTGATTACCTTGGTGCTGCTATTTGCCTTCAAAGGGGAACTGATTGTCAATAATCCCCTGCATATTCTGTTAATCGCCGTGCCGCTGTTTATCCAAACTAATTTCATTTTCCTGATTGGTTATGTAGCGGCTCTGAAGCTAAATATATCCTATGAAGATGCCGCACCCGCGGCCTTGATAGGAGCAAGCAATCATTTTGAAGTAGCGATCGCGACGGCAGTAATGTTGTTTGGCTTAAACTCCGGTGCTGCCTTGGCTACCGTAGTGGGCGTGTTAATTGAAGTACCAGTAATGTTGATGTTGGTAGAGTTGTGTAAACGAACAGCAGGATGGTTTCCCAGAGAACCAGAAAAAGCAACTCTGCGCGATCCTCGATGCACCAGTGCTTTTAAGTAATATGAATGCGGATGTTTACCATTCCCAATCAATTTTCGGTTGCCAAAGCCTATCAAGAGTTTCACGAAGACGGAACGATGAAGGATTCGCCTTACCGCGATTGCGTTGTTGATGTGATGGAAGAACTTTATAAATTTACCTTGTTGTTGCGCGACCAGCTAGATTATTTGACAGATCGCTATAGCGAACGAAAGGAAAAAGCAGCAAAAGAAACAATTGCAGTAGCGAATAAAGCTCTTGAAGTTAATGCTACCAGAAATGCTTAAGCGATCCAGTAATTGGAGGTTAAACGATGAAAAAAGTGATGTTTGTGTGCAAGAAAAACTCTGCTCGTTCCCAAATGGCAGAAGGATTTGCTAAAACGTTGGGAGCAGGAAAAATCGAAGTCACCAGTTCGGGGTTAGAAGCGAGTCAGGTACGTCCAGAAGCGATCGCGACCATGAGAGATATCGGGATCGATATTAGCGACCAAACCTCGAAACCCCTAAGCGATTTTAGTCCAGAAAATTTTGACGCGGTGATTTCTCTATGCGGTTGTGGGGTGAATTTGCCACCAGAGTGGGTGACGCGAGAGGTGTTCGAGGACTGGCAACTCGACGATCCCGCAGAACAACCGGAGATCTTTCCCAGAGTACGAGATGAGATTAAAGAACGGGTGATGCGACTGATTGAATCCCTTGAAGCTGCATCAGTGGGACAAAGCGGATAGCAACAATGGATCGGCAAGCAATTGAACCGATTAGAGCAAACTTGTGGTGGGTAATTGAAGGTAAACTAGCTGGCGTTCGTAAGCCAACAGCAGAGGAAATATCCGAACTACACGAGGCGGGGA
It includes:
- the arsB gene encoding ACR3 family arsenite efflux transporter, whose protein sequence is MSSKKSRANTLAVRAGSNLSFFERYLTLWVFLCILAGIALGRIFPGVAVALDAMSIYQVSIPIAICLFFMMYPIMVKIDFTQAANAIRAPKPVILTLVVNWLIKPFTMVVFAQFFLGWLFRPLVEGAELIRGSEVALANSYIAGTILLGIAPCTAMVLMWGYLSYGNQGHTLVMVAVNSLTMLFLYAPLGRWLLAANDLTVPWETIVLSVLIYVGLPLLAGMYSRYWILKHKGRQWFEREFLKYLSPIAITALLITLVLLFAFKGELIVNNPLHILLIAVPLFIQTNFIFLIGYVAALKLNISYEDAAPAALIGASNHFEVAIATAVMLFGLNSGAALATVVGVLIEVPVMLMLVELCKRTAGWFPREPEKATLRDPRCTSAFK
- the arsC gene encoding arsenate reductase, glutathione/glutaredoxin type, with amino-acid sequence MKKVMFVCKKNSARSQMAEGFAKTLGAGKIEVTSSGLEASQVRPEAIATMRDIGIDISDQTSKPLSDFSPENFDAVISLCGCGVNLPPEWVTREVFEDWQLDDPAEQPEIFPRVRDEIKERVMRLIESLEAASVGQSG